One stretch of Prunus persica cultivar Lovell chromosome G1, Prunus_persica_NCBIv2, whole genome shotgun sequence DNA includes these proteins:
- the LOC18788863 gene encoding uncharacterized protein LOC18788863 — protein MGTEILRPQDCLIERIRVPPASFVRRKSYYGNPVPNQNYVSNPRPRKQVVRSDPRRIHMQPAVVSKRSSSEDLRGFKMEKVTILRRGESLDSKTKGNKGGLVVTGTERLGPDPEMVPKQVRIVDLKPPVEGKTDMYAGSAFAVSPEPSALPLPSFSKKKQVSKIVDGDSATRDLRRLLRLD, from the coding sequence ATGGGGACAGAGATATTGAGGCCTCAGGATTGTCTGATCGAACGGATCAGAGTCCCTCCGGCGTCGTTTGTGCGCCGGAAGAGTTACTATGGCAACCCCGTACCTAACCAGAATTACGTTTCTAACCCTAGACCTAGAAAACAGGTGGTGCGCTCCGACCCGAGGAGGATCCACATGCAGCCGGCGGTGGTCTCCAAGAGATCCAGCTCCGAAGACCTTCGCGGCTTCAAGATGGAGAAAGTCACGATCTTGAGGCGTGGTGAGTCGCTGGATTCGAAGACGAAAGGAAATAAGGGTGGATTGGTCGTGACCGGGACCGAGAGGTTGGGACCCGACCCAGAAATGGTGCCGAAGCAGGTGCGGATCGTGGATCTGAAGCCTCCGGTGGAGGGAAAGACCGACATGTACGCCGGATCGGCGTTCGCGGTGTCGCCGGAGCCGAGTGCGCTCCCGCTGCCGTCGTTTTCGAAGAAGAAGCAGGTATCGAAGATCGTCGACGGTGACTCGGCGACTCGAGACCTGCGGCGGTTGCTCCGGTTGGATTGA
- the LOC18793621 gene encoding DNA topoisomerase 1 beta, producing the protein MVPSTKSSPVKSPLSSPEASTSSARTSSVSNSKASASLEGQSEQLSEQIKPAAVEEESKTSIDSEEDDKPLSSRVRMKPKPQKKTSSLVSGKRPLDEANVSEQSSVKRPKVSDSSTSAKNKQVSAKKEAKEEEDDDFITIADRAKKVRSDNKSSVALTKQKKVTKVGSSSIKKTIKKSKKGSNFSKYSKSTNVAPSSNDGQEKWASLVHNGVIFPPPYKPHGVKMLYNGEPVNLTPEQEEVATMYAVMKDTEYVQKKTFRNNFWNDWQKLLGKRHVIQKLDACDFTPIYDWYQNEKEKKKQLSKEDKKALQEEKLKQEEKYMWAIVDGVKEKVGNFRVEPPGLFRGRGEHPKLGKLKRRIRPSDVTINIGKDAPIPECPIPGESWKEVRHDNMVTWLAFWNDPINQKLFKYVFLSPSSSLKGQSDKEKYEKARMLKDYIGNIRAAYTKDFTSKDGAKRQIAVATYLIDKLALRAGNEKEDDEADTVGCCTLKVENVKAIAPNSLEFNFLGKDSIRYENTVEVEVPVYKAIIQFQAGKRGNDDLFDKLDTSKLNAHLKELMPGLTAKVFRTYNASITLDNILNKETREGDVSEKLVVYQHANKEVAIICNHQRTVSKSHGAQMSKLMEKIGGLKGTLKELKTDLDRARKGKPPLEDANGKRKRNLTPEALEKKIANTTEKVEKMEADMRTKEDLKTVALGTSKTNYLDPRITVAWCKRHEVPLEKIFNKSLLEKFAWAMDVDFDFRF; encoded by the exons ATGGTTCCATCAACCAAATCATCACCAGTAAAATCTCCATTATCAAGCCCAGAAGCTTCAACTTCATCTGCCAGGACCTCATCAGTATCCAATTCAAAAGCATCAGCTTCATTAGAGGGTCAGTCAGAACAGCTATCAGAACAGATTAAGCCTGCCGCTGTTGAAGAAGAAAGTAAGACTTCTATTGATTCCGAAGAGGATGACAAACCTTTGTCATCAAGGGTTCGAATGAAGCCGAAACCTCAGAAGAAAACTTCTTCTCTGGTCTCTGGTAAGAGGCCTCTAGATGAGGCCAATGTCTCTGAGCAGTCTTCAGTTAAAAGGCCAAAAGTTTCGGATTCTTCTACTTCTGCAAAGAACAAGCAGGTGTCAgccaaaaaagaagcaaaggaagaggaggatgaTGACTTCATTACAATTGCCGATCGAGCTAAGAAAGTCAGGTCAGATAATAAATCATCTGTGGCATTGACAAAGCAAAAAAAGGTAACAAAAGTGGGTTCATCTTCAATCAAGAAAACGATCAAGAAGAGCAAAAAAGGTTCGAATTTTTCAAAGTATTCTAAATCGACAAACGTGGCGCCAAGTTCTAATGATGGGCAGGAAAAATGGGCTAGTTTAGTTCACAATGGAGTCATCTTCCCACCTCCATACAAGCCTCATGGGGTGAAGATGCTCTACAATGGGGAGCCAGTCAACTTAACTCCTGAACAAGAGGAG GTTGCGACGATGTATGCCGTGATGAAGGACACAGAATATGTGCAGAAAAAAACATTCAGAAACAATTTCTGGAATGATTGGCAAAAGTTGCTTGGGAAGAGGCATGTAATTCAGAAATTGGATGCTTGTGATTTTACCCCAATATATGACTGGTATCagaatgaaaaggagaaaaagaaacagcTGAGTAAGGAA GACAAAAAGGCCTTGCAGGaagagaaactgaaacaagAGGAGAAGTATATGTGGGCTATTGTTGATGGTGTAAAAGAGAAG GTTGGAAACTTCAGAGTTGAACCACCTGGATTATTCCGAGGCCGTGGGGAGCATCCAAAG TTGGGAAAGCTGAAAAGGCGGATTCGTCCAAGCGATGTTACGATCAATATAGGAAAGGATGCCCCGATTCCAGAATGTCCCATCCCTGGTGAAAG CTGGAAAGAAGTAAGGCATGACAATATGGTTACATGGTTAGCCTTCTGGAACGATCCAATCAACCAAAAGTTATTCAAATACGTGTTTCTGTCACCTAGTAGTTCCTTGAAGGGGCAAAGTGACAAGGAGAAATATGAGAAAGCAAGGATGCTGAAG GACTACATAGGAAACATCAGGGCTGCATACACTAAGGATTTTACAAGTAAAGATGGCGCAAAGCGGCAGATAGCAGTTGCTACCTATCTCATCGATAAACTTGCTCTCAGGGCCGGCAATGAGAAG GAGGATGATGAAGCCGATACTGTTGGTTGCTGCACTTTAAAAGTAGAGAATGTAAAAGCAATTGCCCCCAACTCCTTGGAG TTCAACTTCCTTGGTAAAGATTCAATCAGATATGAAAATACTGTTGAAGTTGAGGTTCCTGTTTACAAAGCAATCATACAGTTCCAGGCTG GGAAGCGTGGCAATGATGATCTGTTTGACAAGTTGGATACCAGTAAATTGAATGCTCATCTGAAAGAACTGATGCCTGGCCTTACAGCCAAAGTTTTCCGTACCTACAATGCATCGATCACATTGGATAACATA TTGAACAAGGAAACCAGAGAGGGAGATGTTTCAGAGAAACTTGTTGTTTATCAGCACGCAAACAAAGAG GTTGCCATCATTTGTAATCATCAACGTACTGTCTCAAAGTCTCATGGTGCACAGATGTCTAAGTTAATGGAGAAGATTGGTGGCCTTAAG GGCACCCTGAAAGAGCTGAAAACAGATTTGGACAGGGCCAGAAAGGGAAAGCCTCCGCTGGAAGATGCCAATGGGAAGCGAAAGAGAAATTTGACCCCGGAAGC gttggagaagaagatagcTAATACGAcagaaaaagttgaaaaaatggAAGCGGACATGAGAACCAAAGAGGATCTGAAAACAGTGGCATTAGGAACGTCCAAGACCAACTATCTTGACCCCAGAATCACTGTTGCATGGTGCAAGCGACATGAAGTTCCACTTGAGAAG ATATTCAACAAATCCCTCCTGGAAAAGTTTGCCTGGGCAATGGATGTGGACTTTGACTTCAGATTCTGA